AGCATTAAACATTTTAGAAAAAATAAATGGATCAAGAGAAGTAGCAAAAGACATTTATCATGAAGTCAAACAAACGATGGATACGCAGAAAGCGCGTGTTTTTTCATACGGGAAGCTGGTTGTCATCGTCGGAATTTTAATAGCGGCTTTCCAGCAGTTTGTCGGGATCAATGTTATTTTGTACTATGCACCTCGTATATTTGCTGACATGGGAGCGAGTGCAGATACATCTATGCTTCAAACGGTTCTCCTTGGTGTCGTCAACTTTGTCTTTGTTTTTCTAGCTTTGATAGCAGTAGACAAATGGGGAAGAAAGCGTTTACTGCTTTTAGGATCGCTTGGAATGACGGTTGGTATGTTCGGTGTCGCTGCTTTATCGTTTTCAGACTCGATGGGAGTCGGAGCATTGGTACTGATTTTGCTTTACGCCGCTTTTTACAATTTATCTTGGGGTCCGCTTACGTGGGTCTTGGCTTCTGAGATTTTCCCGAATAAAATAAGAGGCCAGGTGATGGCAATAACAGTAGTAGCCAATTGGAGCTCAAATTTACTAATATCCGCCACATTCCCTTCGTTGCTGGAAATAAGCGCTGGCATGACCTATAGCTTCTATGGATTGATGTGTGTGCTCGCTTTCATTTTTGTGTGGAAATGGGTTCCTGAAACGAAAGGGAAAACATTAGAAGAAATTGAAACACATTGGAAGCCGGCACAAGCTGAAACGACTGCCGATTTGCGCCCGAAAAAAGTTGGTTCATAAGTGCATGCAGATCCAGCTGCAAAAAAATAGTTTAAGGTGCAAAGCGAGACGGCTATGGACGTTCAAATGGTTAACATGCACTTCTGATATGGAGCGCTTTCCTTAAAAGGAATGTA
The genomic region above belongs to Domibacillus sp. DTU_2020_1001157_1_SI_ALB_TIR_016 and contains:
- the xylE gene encoding D-xylose transporter XylE yields the protein MKPNMKYMIYLTSITALGGLLFGYDTAVISGAEQSLQVYFIEKLGLNTVFHGLTVSSALIGCVVGGLISGVVANRIGRRNSLIIAAVLFFISALLSGYPEFLFFEKGEPTIGLFIMFNIYRIIGGVGVGLASGLGPLYISETSPANIRGRLVTLNNLAIIFGTLLVYFVNWKIAAGQSISWINDLGWRYMFASEAIPALLYFFLLFLVPETPRYLISKNRDEEALNILEKINGSREVAKDIYHEVKQTMDTQKARVFSYGKLVVIVGILIAAFQQFVGINVILYYAPRIFADMGASADTSMLQTVLLGVVNFVFVFLALIAVDKWGRKRLLLLGSLGMTVGMFGVAALSFSDSMGVGALVLILLYAAFYNLSWGPLTWVLASEIFPNKIRGQVMAITVVANWSSNLLISATFPSLLEISAGMTYSFYGLMCVLAFIFVWKWVPETKGKTLEEIETHWKPAQAETTADLRPKKVGS